A genomic window from Pecten maximus chromosome 2, xPecMax1.1, whole genome shotgun sequence includes:
- the LOC117343724 gene encoding uncharacterized protein LOC117343724 translates to MPYSWYPKYCCGYALTISDQCFSEGTSPSQQRAGIPLRPSLDNLLMHKELFLTSALAPRSRKVYKKAYSELQNFANSNDLEFELFPTSVQCLSLCIAYSSTRGLAASTIPTYVSAIGYYNKLAGHPDPGNNFVIHKMLKGYSKLNRATDLRLPITYHILCKLLTGVKHTTGSRYERTLLQAMFLLAFHSFLRKGEITQRSKSDDPCITSTGLIFTKSKGIISQFSFTLQHFKGHYGNPVTLNVLANSSINSPVKAMLNYVKMRGANSGPLFVLPGQIPVPRPYFPHHLNRARIWADLDRARFKGHSFRIGSVTSALTFPDVQWRY, encoded by the coding sequence ATGCCATATTCCTGGTATCCAAAATACTGCTGCGGATATGCTCTCACGATTTCAGATCAGTGCTTTTCTGAGGGAACATCCCCAAGTCAACAAAGAGCCGGAATTCCCCTTAGGCCATCTCTGGACAATCTTCTGATGCATAAGGAATTGTTTCTAACCAGTGCGCTTGCTCCACGGTCACGTAAAGTTTACAAGAAAGCATATAGTGAGTTACAGAACTTTGCTAACTCAAACGATTTAGAGTTTGAACTGTTTCCCACTAGTGTTCAGTGTTTATCCTTATGTATTGCTTACAGTTCTACACGAGGCCTGGCAGCATCAACAATACCAACATATGTATCAGCCATAGGGTATTATAACAAACTGGCTGGTCACCCTGACCCTGgcaataattttgttattcacAAGATGTTGAAAGGTTATTCAAAGTTAAATCGAGCTACAGATTTACGCCTGCCCATTACTTACCATATCTTATGCAAGTTATTAACAGGTGTGAAACACACTACGGGTAGTCGGTATGAACGAACTCTGCTGCAAGCCATGTTTCTCTTAGCATTCCACAGTTTCCTGagaaaaggggagataacccagAGGTCTAAAAGTGATGATCCCTGCATCACATCAACCGGTCTCATTTTTACCAAATCCAAGGGGATTATTTCCCAGTTTAGTTTTACATTACAACATTTCAAAGGTCATTATGGcaacccagtgaccttgaatgttttGGCCAACTCTTCCATTAACTCTCCTGTTAAAGCCATGTTAAATTATGTAAAGATGCGTGGGGCCAATTCAGGGCCCCTTTTTGTCTTACCAGGACAGATACCAGTTCCTCGGCCTTATTTTCCCCATCACCTTAACCGTGCCCGCATTTGGGCGGATCTGGACCGTGCTAGATTCAAAGGACACAGTTTCCGTATCGGCTCGGTCACATCTGCTCTGACCTTTCCGGATGTACAGTGGCGGTATTGA
- the LOC117343732 gene encoding uncharacterized protein LOC117343732 has protein sequence MGNGFLIPMGNEILIPMGNGVLMVMRIGIIILMGNGILIPMGKEILIPMGNGVLMVMGIGIIILMGMGILNLIGYGVLIPMGNGILNLMGNGVIIPVGNGIPNLIVYGVLIPMGNGILNLMGNGFLIPMGNGIPNFIGYGVPIPMGNGIPNLIGYGVLIPMGNGIPNRIGYGVLIPMGNGILNLMDNGVLIPMGNGIPNLIVYGVPIPMGNGIPNLIGYVVLIPVVNGIPNLIVNGVLIPMGNDIIIPMGNGIIIPMGNDPAS, from the coding sequence ATGGGTAACGGGTTTCTTATTCCAATGGGTAACGAGATTCTTATTCCCATGGGTAACGGGGTTCTTATGGTTATGCGTATCGGGATTATTATTCTAATGGGTAACGGGATTCTTATTCCCATGGGTAAGGAGATTCTTATTCCCATGGGTAACGGGGTTCTTATGGTTATGGGTATCGGGATTATTATTCTAATGGGTATGGGGATTCTTAATCTTATTGGTTACGGGGTTCTTATTCCCATGGGTAACGGGATTCTTAATCTTATGGGTAACGGGGTTATTATTCCCGTTGGTAACGGGATTCCTAATCTTATTGTTTACGGGGTTCTTATTCCCATGGGTAACGGGATTCTTAATCTTATGGGTAACGGGTTTCTTATTCCCATGGGTAACGGGATTCCTAATTTTATTGGTTACGGGGTTCCTATTCCCATGGGTAACGGGATTCCTAATCTTATTGGTTACGGGGTTCTTATTCCCATGGGTAACGGGATTCCTAATCGTATTGGTTACGGGGTTCTTATTCCCATGGGTAACGGGATTCTTAATCTTATGGATAACGGGGTTCTTATTCCCATGGGTAACGGGATTCCTAATCTTATTGTTTACGGGGTTCCTATTCCCATGGGTAACGGGATTCCTAATCTTATTGGGTACGTGGTTCTTATTCCTGTGGTTAATGGGATTCCCAATCTTATTGTTAACGGGGTTCTTATTCCCATGGGTAACGATATTATTATTCCCATGGGTAACGGGATTATTATTCCCATGGGTAATGACCCCGCCtcttaa